The Agromyces sp. G08B096 DNA window CGCCGAGACGATCGTGTAGACGGGGAAGAACGCGCCGATGGCGATGAGGATGACCTTCGACTCCTCGCCGATCTTGAACCAGAGGATGAGCAGCGGCACCCACGCGAGCGACGGCACCGCGCGGATGGCGCCGAGGGTCGGGGCGAGCAGGATGTCGCCGAGCTTCGACAGCCCCACGAGGGCGCCGACGGCCAGGCCGATGGCCGCTCCGAACGCGAAGCCGATGAACACCCGCTGCGTGGAGATCGCGACGTAGAGGCCGAGCAGTCCGCGCTCGGCGAGGTCGACGGCCGCGAGCCACACCATCTCGGGGCTCGGCAGCATCGACAGCGGCACCAGGCCGCTCGTCGACACGAGCTGCCAGGCCGTGAGGACCGCGACCGGGATGAGCGCGCCCCCGAGGATGCGGAACCAGCGCCGGTTGACGAGCCGGCGGCCGGCGCCGGCGCCGGCCGAGGGAGTGACGGATGCCTCGCGCCCCGCGGCGCGCCCGGCCGCGACCGCCGTGGACGTGCCGTTCACGGCGACCCGGACCTCGTCGCCGTCGTGGATCGCCGGGCCGGTGGAGAGCATCGGGTGCGAGGCATCCGTCATGGTGGTCAGTCCTCGAAGCGGGCCGGGTCGGCCTGCGTGACGAACTCGTCGTCGATCAGGGTGTCGAGGGCCTGGTCGACCTGCTCCTGCGTCGCGACGTCGCCGAGCTCGACGAAGATCGGCCCGATCTCCTCGAGCACGGCGACCTGCGCGTCGCCCGGCACGGGGTCGACGTCGAGGTTCGACCGCTCGGTGATGACGGTCGTGGCGACCGCGAGGTCGAGGCCGGCGACGTCGGCGAGGATCTGCGCGGTCTCCTCGGGGTTCGCCGCGGCCCACGCGCGCGCGTGCTCGTAGGCGTCGACGACGGCCTGGGCGACCTCGGGCTTCTGTTCGATGAAGTCCTCGCGGGCGTTCAGGAACCCGTAGCTGTTGAAGTCGACGTTCCGGAAGAAGAGCGTGGCGCCCGCCTGCTCCGCGCCGGCCATGATCGGGTCGAGCCCGGCCCACGCGTCGACGGAGCCGTTCTGCAGCGCCGCCCAGCCGTCGGCGTGCTGGAGGTTCTGCACCGTGATGTCCTCCGGCTCGAGCCCTTCGGCGGCGAGCGTCTGCAGCAGGAAGAAGTAGGGGTCGGTGCCCTTGGTGGCCGCGACCTGCTTGCCGCGGAGGTCGTCGACCGAGTCGATCGACGAGCCGGGCGCGGCGACGAGGGCCGCCCATTCGGGCTGGGAGTAGATGTCGATCACCTTGATGGGCGAGCCGTTCGAACGGGCGAGGAGGGCGGCGGACCCGGCGGTCGAGCCGACCTCGACGGCGCCCGCGCGCAGCGCCTCGTTGGCCTTGTTCGACCCGGCCGACTGCACCCAGGTGACTTCGAGGCCGGTCTCCTCGAGCCAGCCCTGGTCTTTGATGATGAGGCTCAGCGGGTTGTAGGTGGCGAAGTCGATCGCGAGCGTCTGGCCCTCGAGCGAGACGGGGTCGCCGGATGCCTCGGCCGCGGCCGGCTGCGCGGCCTGGCCTTCGCCGGCGACGCAGCCGGTCAGCAGGAGGGCGCTCGCGGCAGCACCGGCGACGAGCGCGGTGCGGAGCAGATGGGTGCGGGACATGGGGGCTCCAGTCGGGGTCGGGGTGGGGTCGGGGACGCGGTCAGTAAGGGAAGGCCGGGATGGTGGTGGTCGCGGGGATGCCGCGGGCGCTGCCGTGCCGGTCGATGCCGAGGCCGTCGAGGAGCCGCCCGCGGAGCTCGGCGAGCTCGGCCGACCCGCGATCGCGCGGACGCGAGCCCGGCACGACGACCGTCTGCCGGACGACCGCGCCCGGGCGGGCGGGGCCGGCCTCCTCGCCATCGGGCTCGACGCCGAGCAGGATGATGCGATCGGCCAGCTGCAGGGCCTCGTCGACGTCGTGGGTGACGAGCAGGACGGTGGTGGGCTCGGCCGCGTGCACGTCGAGCAGGAGGTCTTGCATCTTGAGCCGGGTGAGCGCGTCGAGCGCGCCGAAGGGCTCGTCGAGCAGCAGCACCGCGGGATTGCGTGCGAGCGCACGGGCGAGCGAGGCGCGCTGCGCCATGCCGCCCGAGATCTCCCGCGGCCGATGGCCGGCGAAGTCGGCGAGACCGACGAGCTCGAGCAGTCGCGTCACCTGCTCGCGACCGGCCTGCCGGGCGGTGCCGCGCGGGAGGCCGAGCGCCACGTTCTGGGCGACCGACCGCCACGGCAGGAGGCGAGGCTCCTGGAAGCCCACCGCGCAGCGGACGTCGTAGGACGCCACCGTCGTACGGCCGATGCGCACCTCGCCCGACGTGGGCCGGTCGAGCCCTCCGGCGATGCGCAGGAGCGTCGATTTGCCGCAGCCCGACGGCCCGAGGATGGCGAGGATCTCACCGGCCGCGATGTCGAGGTCGACGTCGCGGAGGACCTGCCGGCGGCCGTCTGCGGTCGGGAACGATCGCCCGAGCCCCGCGAACGAGACGGGCAGCGCAGCAGCACCGGGCCCTGCCGCAGATTCTGCGACAGTGGGGCTCTCCGGAGCGGTCTTCGCCGACATGCTGGCTCCCGGACGGGTCGAAACGGGGGAATGCTTCGACGCTAGCCACGCGCTCGGGAGGTGTCAGCCCGCGACGACCCGCGGCGTAATACGGACGCCGTCGCTCAGAGCGTCTTCTGCAGGTGCAGGGCGCCCGGCGTGAACCCGAGGCTCTCGTAGAGCGCGATGGCGCCCGTGTTGTACGCGAACACGTTCAGCCGGAGCGCGGTCGCTCCGTGCTCGCGCGCGATGCGCTCGGCCTCCTGCATGGTCCACCGGCCGAGGCCGCGCCGCTGGAAGCGCTCGTCGATCGCGACATCCCACACGTACCAGTTCGCGGGGTTCTCCATCGGCCCGATCCAGAGCCAGCCCGCCTCCTCGCCGTCGGCCTCGACGGTGAACAGGAGGTGGCCGTCGGCGACGACGCCGTCGTCGAAGAACTGCGTCTCGGATGCCTCGCGGGCGCGCGCGGCCATCTCGGGCGTGTCACCTGCGGCGATACGCGCGCGTTCGTAGGCGGCCATGGCGACGGGGAGCCAGCGGGCGGTGTCTTCAGCGGTCTTGGCGACGAGGCGGGCGTTCGGAGTCGGCATCCGTTCATGCTCGCACGTCGCGGCAGAATTGAGCCATGGCGAGGACGGTGCGCGGCGCGAAGGTGCTCATCACGGGTGCGGCGAGCGGCATGGGCCGCAGCTACGCGGAGCGGGCGGTCGCCGAGGGCGCGGCGGCCGTCACCCTCTGGGATCGCGACGCATCCGCGCTGGCGCGCACGGCCGAGGCGCTCGGGCAGGCGGCGCGCGGACGGACCCTCGTGCGGAGCGAGGTCGTCGACCTCGGTGAGATGGGCGCCATCGCCAAGCATGCGCAGAAGG harbors:
- a CDS encoding ABC transporter permease — protein: MTDASHPMLSTGPAIHDGDEVRVAVNGTSTAVAAGRAAGREASVTPSAGAGAGRRLVNRRWFRILGGALIPVAVLTAWQLVSTSGLVPLSMLPSPEMVWLAAVDLAERGLLGLYVAISTQRVFIGFAFGAAIGLAVGALVGLSKLGDILLAPTLGAIRAVPSLAWVPLLILWFKIGEESKVILIAIGAFFPVYTIVSAALRHVDRQLLEAGRAFGLRGVRLLTAVQLPAVVPSVASALRLALAQAWLFLVAAELIASSMGLGFLLNDSGNNGRIDRIFLAIILLAVLGKLTDALIGLFERWAVKRWA
- a CDS encoding aliphatic sulfonate ABC transporter substrate-binding protein, which gives rise to MSRTHLLRTALVAGAAASALLLTGCVAGEGQAAQPAAAEASGDPVSLEGQTLAIDFATYNPLSLIIKDQGWLEETGLEVTWVQSAGSNKANEALRAGAVEVGSTAGSAALLARSNGSPIKVIDIYSQPEWAALVAAPGSSIDSVDDLRGKQVAATKGTDPYFFLLQTLAAEGLEPEDITVQNLQHADGWAALQNGSVDAWAGLDPIMAGAEQAGATLFFRNVDFNSYGFLNAREDFIEQKPEVAQAVVDAYEHARAWAAANPEETAQILADVAGLDLAVATTVITERSNLDVDPVPGDAQVAVLEEIGPIFVELGDVATQEQVDQALDTLIDDEFVTQADPARFED
- a CDS encoding ABC transporter ATP-binding protein — encoded protein: MSAKTAPESPTVAESAAGPGAAALPVSFAGLGRSFPTADGRRQVLRDVDLDIAAGEILAILGPSGCGKSTLLRIAGGLDRPTSGEVRIGRTTVASYDVRCAVGFQEPRLLPWRSVAQNVALGLPRGTARQAGREQVTRLLELVGLADFAGHRPREISGGMAQRASLARALARNPAVLLLDEPFGALDALTRLKMQDLLLDVHAAEPTTVLLVTHDVDEALQLADRIILLGVEPDGEEAGPARPGAVVRQTVVVPGSRPRDRGSAELAELRGRLLDGLGIDRHGSARGIPATTTIPAFPY
- a CDS encoding GNAT family N-acetyltransferase; this translates as MPTPNARLVAKTAEDTARWLPVAMAAYERARIAAGDTPEMAARAREASETQFFDDGVVADGHLLFTVEADGEEAGWLWIGPMENPANWYVWDVAIDERFQRRGLGRWTMQEAERIAREHGATALRLNVFAYNTGAIALYESLGFTPGALHLQKTL